The stretch of DNA ACATTTGCTTCTAGTCCAATTTTTCCTCCAAAACTAAAGGCATTCATTAAACCAAGATTGATCGGAGCAAGAACAAAATCGATGTTAAAATCACCAGGGTTATAAGTGGCATTTCTTGAAAAAATCAGATGCACTCGTCCCCAAGTTGCTCCAATTCCAGGGCGATAGGTTTTCATCTTGCCAAAATACCATTTATTTCCTAAGCGAAAGCCTAATCCTGCCCCGCTAAGATCGTGTCTATAGCCCGAATTTGCGTCAGAATATTTAATGGTAGCAGCCTGAATCAAACCATCTAAGAAAAAACCATTTTCTAGAATATGCTCCTCATAATCTATTTCAGGATCAGCTGTTGTATTCTTTTTAGAATAATCAAATTCTTCCAAAGTATTTTTTTGGGCGATTACCGCCTCTTGCCCTAAGAACAGCAGCAAAGTTAAAATTAATGTAAAACGCATGGTTGTTTAGTTTTTTGTATAAAATTTTAGTCATCAGATCATCCAAAAAAAAACGGATGCACAACAATTGCGCATCCGTTTTATATTCTTAAACAATAGAACGTAGAATATTATTCACCGTCTTTATTGTCTCCTGCTTCTTCGTTTTTCAACTGCTCTTTCAATTCAGAGAAAGCACTCAAATCACCAAAGGTACTCTTTTCGTTGCTAGAGTTAACCTCATTAACCGCTTTCTTAGCAGCTTGTTTTTCTGCTTTGATTGCTTCTTTATCAGCTTGCTCAGCACTACGCTTAGCATCTGTGTAGAAACGAGAATGAGAAACTAAAATACGCTTATCATCACGGTTAAATTCAATTACTTTGAACATCAATTGCTCATCTACTTCAGCTAAAGATCCATCTTCTTTTTTGATGTGACGGATAGGAGCAAATGCTTCTAGACCATAAGGCAACAAGACAATAGCACCTCTGTCATCACGACGCAAGATAGTAGCTTCATGAGAAGAACCTTCTGGGAACACATCAGCAAAAGTATCCCATGGATTCTCTTCCAATTGTTTGTGTCCTAAAGATAGTTTACGGCTATCTTTGTCGATTTCAAGAATGATAATATCCAAAGTAGCACCTACTTTTGTAAATTCAGCAGGGTGAGCAAAACGCTTAGTCCAAGAAAGATCAGAAATGTGGATCATTCCACCAATACCTTCTTCCAATTCGATAAACACACCGTATGGAGTCAAGTTCTTAACTTCACCTTTGTGGCTAGAACCTTTAGGATATTTTTCTTCGATTTTTGTCCAAGGATCTTCTTGTAGTTTTCTCAAACTCAAAGACATTTTGCGATCATCACGGTCGATGGTAACCACCTTAGCTTCATACTCGTCTCCTTCTTTAAAGAATTCACGAGAGTTGATTGGTTGGCTGCTCCAAGAAACCTCAGAAACGTGGATAAGACCTTCAACACCAGGAGTAACTTCCAAGAAAGCACCATAATCCTCAATGTTAACGATTTTACCTTTCACGATAGAACCAGGTTGTACATCTTCTGCCAATACATCCCATGGATGAGGTTGTAATTGTTTTAGACCTAAAGAGATACGTTTTTTATCATCGTTAAAGTCTAATACTACAACATTTAGTTTTTGGCCATTTTCCAATACATCACTTGGGTGCTTAATACGTCCCCAAGAAATATCAGTAATGTACAACAAACCATCAACACCACCCAAATCCAAGAAAGCACCAAAGTCAGTAAGGTTTTTAACCGTACCTTCCAATACTTGACCTTTCTCCAATTTAGAGATAATTGCTTGACGTTGCTCTTCCAAATCACTTTCGATAAGTGCTTTGTGAGATACAACTGCGTTTTTGATAGATTCGTTAATTTTAACAACTTTGAACTCCATTGTTTTACCAACGTAAGCATCATAGTCAATAATTGGACGAATATCAATTTGTGATCCAGGAAGGAAAGTTTCCAAACCATCGATGTCTACGATAAGACCACCTTTAGTTTTGCTAATTACTGTACCAGTAACTACTTTTCCTTCTTCGAAAGAAGAAACGATGTTAGCCCAAGCGCTCAACAATTTAGCTTTACGACGAGAAAGCACCAATTGTCCACGTTTGTCTTCTTGCGTTTCAACGTATACCTCTACTACATCACCAACAGCCAAATCAGGCATGTCACGGAATTCTGTACGAGATACTAAACCATCAGATTTACAGTTCAAATCCAAAACAACATCACTAGCAGTGATAAATACTACCTTACCAGCAACGATTTCAAATTCTTTGATAGAACTTAGTGTATTTTCATACAAAGCCTCATACTCCTCAATTACACTATCTTCGTAGTTCAATACACCTTTAGGACCTTTGTCCCAATCAAAATCATCAAAAGCAGTTTCTTCAACTACTTCTTCATTAGTTTCTACTGTTTGCTCAACAACAGGCTCTGTTGTTGGAGTGTTTTCAACAACTTTTTCTTCGTTGTTATTTTCGTTCTCAAGATTCTCCATTATAGAAAAAGCTTGTTTTTAAAAGGTTAAGAAATAATTTTTCGATCAGCTTTTTGATTTCCAAATAGTTAAACACTTGAATAAAAAGCGAGTGCAAAGATAACAATAAAGCTGTTGAGAACCAAATAATTTTAGTCCTATTCAATATTTTTTTTGTTTAGAATAGTAGCGTTGTCCAATAACCACTCCTCTATACACTTACAAAAGATAGAAAGGAGGTCTCTATCCTAGAAAAAAACGTTGCTCTTGAATGAACTGTGCTTTGCGACGAGTGGACACATCAAGGTATTTATTATTGACCAATACCACTTCACCCCCTCGTCCTTTAATGTATCGAACAACATGTTCTAAATTGACAAGATATTTATCGTGAATACGAGAAAAAAAAGCCCCCTTTAATTGTTTTTCGTAAACCCCAATAGGTTTTGAAGATAAAACAGTGGTCTCATCCAATAAATAAAATTTGGTATAGCTTCTATCTGCTTCCAAATAGAGTACATCATTCAAATTGACAAAAGATAAGTCTGTAAGCGATGGAACCATAATTTTTTTGATCGCCTTATGTTCTAAATTTATCAATAAGTTGGATGATTCTTCTGAGCTTGCTTTAAGGCAACGATTAATGGCTTGATCTAGGGCATCTTCATCAATTGGTTTGAGCAAATAATGCTTTGCAGCAAAATCAAACGCTTTTAAAGAGTATTCGCTAAAAGCAGTTGTAAAAATTACTTCATAATTATAATCTGAAGTTCGATTCAAGACCTCAAATCCATCTCCATCTGGCAAGTGAACATCTAAGAAAATTAAATCTGGATTTAATGCTTTGATTAGCCGCACAGCCTCTTTTAAGGTCTGTGCCTTGGCAACAATCGAGATGTCTTTTTTATAGGGAATTAACAACTCGCTTAGAAGCTCAAGATTATGGAAATCATCTTCTACCAATATTGTTCGGAGCATCTTATTTATTTTTTAGCGTTGAAGGAAAATGCAGGATAAATCTAGTACTACAATTAAAATCGTCTACGACATCTTCTACAGATATTTTAATGTGTACGTGCAACAGCTTATTAATCGTGTTTATCCTTTGCTTTAACAGGTTTAATCCTTGTGATGTCTTTTTAACAAAAAATTGCTTTTTAATTTCTTTTGCCCTTGCTCTTCCGATTCCATTGTCTTCAATCTTAATCCTTAGACCATTGTCTATTTCTTCTAATACAATCAACAATTTACGATTTCCTTCTTTGGGAGCCAAACCGTGAATAATGGCATTTTCGACCAAAGGCTGAAGAAGCATGGGGGGTATGTTCCATTTTTTTACATCTATTTTATTCAAATGGACAATTTCAAAATCATGTCTATAGCTGCTGCCACTAGATAGGCGCTCGTATTCCATTTCCAAATAAAGTTGTAGATGATTAATTTCTTTTTCCAACAAGATCAAGGAATGTTGGCTGTTCTCCAAAG from Aureispira anguillae encodes:
- the rpsA gene encoding 30S ribosomal protein S1, with the protein product MENLENENNNEEKVVENTPTTEPVVEQTVETNEEVVEETAFDDFDWDKGPKGVLNYEDSVIEEYEALYENTLSSIKEFEIVAGKVVFITASDVVLDLNCKSDGLVSRTEFRDMPDLAVGDVVEVYVETQEDKRGQLVLSRRKAKLLSAWANIVSSFEEGKVVTGTVISKTKGGLIVDIDGLETFLPGSQIDIRPIIDYDAYVGKTMEFKVVKINESIKNAVVSHKALIESDLEEQRQAIISKLEKGQVLEGTVKNLTDFGAFLDLGGVDGLLYITDISWGRIKHPSDVLENGQKLNVVVLDFNDDKKRISLGLKQLQPHPWDVLAEDVQPGSIVKGKIVNIEDYGAFLEVTPGVEGLIHVSEVSWSSQPINSREFFKEGDEYEAKVVTIDRDDRKMSLSLRKLQEDPWTKIEEKYPKGSSHKGEVKNLTPYGVFIELEEGIGGMIHISDLSWTKRFAHPAEFTKVGATLDIIILEIDKDSRKLSLGHKQLEENPWDTFADVFPEGSSHEATILRRDDRGAIVLLPYGLEAFAPIRHIKKEDGSLAEVDEQLMFKVIEFNRDDKRILVSHSRFYTDAKRSAEQADKEAIKAEKQAAKKAVNEVNSSNEKSTFGDLSAFSELKEQLKNEEAGDNKDGE
- a CDS encoding LytR/AlgR family response regulator transcription factor, which gives rise to MLRTILVEDDFHNLELLSELLIPYKKDISIVAKAQTLKEAVRLIKALNPDLIFLDVHLPDGDGFEVLNRTSDYNYEVIFTTAFSEYSLKAFDFAAKHYLLKPIDEDALDQAINRCLKASSEESSNLLINLEHKAIKKIMVPSLTDLSFVNLNDVLYLEADRSYTKFYLLDETTVLSSKPIGVYEKQLKGAFFSRIHDKYLVNLEHVVRYIKGRGGEVVLVNNKYLDVSTRRKAQFIQEQRFFLG